The Stenotrophomonas maltophilia sequence TAGACGCCCCCGACGTGCCCCGGGAGCGGCTCATGTCAGCGCTGCAACAGGCTGAGCACGTTCTGCGGTACCTGGTTGGCCTGGGCCAGCATGGCCGTACCGGCCTGCTGCAGGATCTGGGTGCGGGTCAGTTCGGCGGTTTCCTTGGCGAAGTCGGTATCGCGGATGCGGCTGCGCGAGGCCGACAGGTTCTCCGAGGAGGTCTGCAGGTTGGCCACCACCGAGGTGAAGCGGTTCTGGATCGCGCCAAGGTCGGCGCGCACGCTGTTGACCGACTCGAGGGCCTTGTCGACGATCGACAGCGCCTTCTGCGCGCCCTCGGCCGTGGTGACGTTCAGGTCCTTGACGAAGTTGGCCGTGGCGCCGGTCAGCAGGCCGCCGTCGGTGCTGGTCTGGGTCAGGCCCAGGCCGGCGATGGTCGCGGCGGTGGCGCCGGCCGGCGGGGTTGCGGCACTGACGCCCAGGGTGAAGGTCTGGCCGTCCTTGACCGAGGCCAGGCTGATCACACCGGCATTGACCGAGGCCATGACGCCGGTTTCGCCCAGCTTGTTGTTGATCGCGGCGGAGGTGGCCGAGGTGATCGATTCACCCGCCTTCACGGTGAAGTCGTTGATGGTGACCGTGGTCGCAGTGCCGCCCGGCGGGGTCACCGAGATCTGCAGGCCGGAGTAGGTGGTGTCGGCGGTGGCCTTGTCGGCCGCGGCCAGGCTGGTGCCGGTGTAGCCGTTGGCGAAGGTCGCCGCGCCCAGCGAATCGGCCTTGGCGTTGACCACGCTGTTGATGGCGATGGCCTGGCCGGCGTTGGCGCCGACCTGGAACAGCTGGCTGGTGAAGGAGCCGTCCAGCAGCTTGGTGCCGTTGAAATCGGCCTGCTTGGCGACGCGGTCGACTTCCGAGACCAGCTGGGTCACTTCAGCCTGCAGGGCCTTGCGGTCGCTGGCCGAGTTGGTGGC is a genomic window containing:
- a CDS encoding flagellin — its product is MAQVINTNTMSLNAQRNLSTSGSSLATTIQRLSSGLRINSAKDDAAGLAISERFTTQIRGLDVAIRNANDGISLAQVAEGSLSEVGNNLQRIRELAVQSSNATNSASDRKALQAEVTQLVSEVDRVAKQADFNGTKLLDGSFTSQLFQVGANAGQAIAINSVVNAKADSLGAATFANGYTGTSLAAADKATADTTYSGLQISVTPPGGTATTVTINDFTVKAGESITSATSAAINNKLGETGVMASVNAGVISLASVKDGQTFTLGVSAATPPAGATAATIAGLGLTQTSTDGGLLTGATANFVKDLNVTTAEGAQKALSIVDKALESVNSVRADLGAIQNRFTSVVANLQTSSENLSASRSRIRDTDFAKETAELTRTQILQQAGTAMLAQANQVPQNVLSLLQR